Proteins encoded within one genomic window of Bradyrhizobium sp. CB1717:
- a CDS encoding multidrug effflux MFS transporter, which yields MHGMISRPPEAATKDIATSRVMLLLLVCMTGVAPISLYMLVPALPVLATNFGSDISIAQMTVSLYMVGIACSQLIMGPLSDKFGRRPVLLAGLALMVAASIGCVFAGSLPQLIAARFFQALGGATGMVVSRAIIRDLYERERVGAMISLVIAVMMIAQMLSPLTGGLIETAFGWRAIFYAITAGSLAIAIGIALALPETRRDRPAGGGFRGDVGSLIRNRAFVGYVLCQVLASQIIFTFAGGGPYIVVTQMGRTTVEYGAWFATSSLAFLVGNLLCVRFAPRHSLEKLIWFGLALQLGGSILNLLWSLTGLNAAPLWLFGTQMIVMAGNAIVMANSAAGAISVRPEAAGTASGAMGFLQQGLGALMSQFGAYLGGHSTTTLPLTSAVLAISLLCACTMFFVVPRREVVVSEALIEQAEEEETGMM from the coding sequence ATGCACGGCATGATCAGCAGGCCGCCGGAAGCGGCAACGAAAGACATCGCGACCTCGCGCGTGATGTTGCTGTTGCTCGTCTGCATGACAGGCGTTGCGCCGATCTCGCTCTACATGCTGGTTCCGGCGCTGCCGGTGCTGGCGACGAATTTCGGCAGCGACATCTCGATCGCACAGATGACGGTGTCGCTGTACATGGTCGGCATCGCCTGCTCGCAACTGATCATGGGCCCGCTGTCCGACAAATTCGGGCGGCGCCCGGTGCTGCTGGCAGGGCTCGCGCTGATGGTCGCGGCGAGCATCGGCTGTGTCTTCGCCGGCAGCCTGCCGCAACTGATCGCTGCACGTTTCTTCCAGGCGCTCGGCGGGGCGACCGGCATGGTGGTGAGCCGTGCCATCATTCGCGATCTCTACGAGCGCGAGCGCGTCGGCGCCATGATCAGCCTCGTCATCGCCGTCATGATGATCGCGCAGATGCTCTCGCCGCTGACGGGCGGCCTGATCGAGACCGCGTTCGGCTGGCGCGCGATCTTCTACGCGATCACCGCTGGCTCTCTCGCGATCGCGATCGGCATCGCGCTCGCGCTGCCGGAGACGCGCCGCGACCGTCCAGCCGGCGGCGGCTTTCGCGGCGATGTCGGCAGCCTGATCAGGAACCGCGCCTTCGTCGGCTACGTGCTGTGCCAAGTGCTCGCCTCGCAGATCATCTTCACCTTCGCCGGCGGCGGTCCCTACATCGTGGTGACGCAGATGGGCCGAACCACCGTCGAATATGGCGCGTGGTTTGCCACCAGCAGCCTCGCCTTTCTCGTCGGCAATCTGCTCTGCGTGCGCTTTGCGCCGCGTCACTCGCTGGAGAAGCTGATCTGGTTCGGGCTGGCGCTGCAGCTCGGCGGCAGCATCTTGAACTTGCTCTGGAGCTTGACGGGACTGAACGCGGCCCCACTCTGGCTGTTCGGCACCCAGATGATCGTGATGGCCGGCAACGCCATCGTGATGGCAAATTCCGCGGCCGGCGCCATCAGCGTCCGCCCCGAGGCCGCCGGCACGGCGTCGGGCGCGATGGGCTTTCTGCAACAGGGCCTCGGCGCGCTGATGTCGCAATTCGGCGCCTATCTCGGCGGCCACTCGACGACGACGCTGCCGCTGACCTCCGCGGTGCTCGCGATCTCGCTCCTCTGCGCCTGCACGATGTTCTTCGTCGTCCCGCGCCGCGAGGTGGTGGTGAGCGAGGCGCTGATCGAGCAGGCGGAGGAGGAAGAGACGGGGATGATGTGA